Below is a window of Syntrophorhabdales bacterium DNA.
CAGGTCTTTCATTGACGGGGGGCTTAACAGGCCGGATAGCGCCTCCCAGCTGAGCTCGCCGATGCTGACTGCTTGCAGGAGAGCCTCTCTCACCGGAAGAGAGAAGAGCCGGATGACTTCGAGACCCTTGCCCGTCAACTTGAACTGAAAGAAGGGATCCATCATGGAGAAGGAAGCATAGATGATCAACCCCCAGGAGTAATTACGGTCCATGAGCGCCGTGGTCGCTTTCGGCATAAAGACGGGCAGGTTTTGCCAGTCAGGATAAAGGGAATAATCACCGACAAGCCTGATCTCCGGTTTACCGAAGGCTTTGATCGCCAGGCGCATGTAGGTGGAGAGTTGAGGGTCAAGACCCATTTTGGAAGCACCTACCCAATCAACGGCCACCAGGTCTTCACCGCCGATAATCGTTCCGGTGAAATCAGGTTTTTTATCAGCGAACACACCAAAGATGCCGTCAGCGCTGAAATAGGCATCGATGAAACCAAAGTGGACAGGGAAGTCCTGAATTAATTCGATCGCCGGAGTGTAAATAGGCTCATCACCGAATTCCTCCCTGTTGCAGTGATACTCCTTGAACTTATTTGATCGTGGAAGAGCGCCATATATGTTCTTGATTGTCAGGGTGTAATAGGCGTAGGCGTGCGTTTTGTTCTTTGCGAAAGAAATCCTGAAATCAGCGTCTCGCCACACCGGATGGACGTCCCGCCGGGTTGGTTTGCCCGCGGCAGCCGAGGCTGCGGGTGACGTGTAGCTGACGTAGTCGCGGGAGAGATTGACGATTGCATGGTCGCTGCCGGTATAGCCGACATATCGGGCCAGTGTCTCGACGTCCCGGTTAGTAAAAAAAGTTGCATACGTGCTCTCTGCCTCCACCAGCGTGATGTTTCTAAACCCCCTGTCGCGAATCCTTGCAATCAGGTATTTTACGAGAGCCGGGTCGGTAAAGGTGGAGATATCGGTGAGGGAATACATGAAGCTGAAATTGGGTTTTATGACGATCGAAAACGTCTCCCTCGTCTTCTGCTTTTCTGCGACGGCTTTGTTGTACGCGGCTTCCAGCGCACTGAAAAAGCCCGTAGCTTCCAGAACCTGATCCAGTGCGGCAAAGCGATCTGCGTTCTTGACGGCCGCAACGCACGTGGAACGTTCTGCGCCTTGCGAAGTGAGGTCGAGCACGCTCATGTTTTCTTCCATGCCTAAGGATCCCGACTCTGTGGTGCCGGGCAAACTGACGATGCGCCGCTGGAATGTCCTGTGGCCGGGATAATGGTTGTTGTTTATTTCGAGTAGAGGTGCCTCATGGAGTATGAGGCTATCGGCTTTTTCCTTTGGTTCGATCGTCCCGTGCACGAGCGACCCGTCGGGGTTGCTCACGACCTCATAGTCCATGTACGCGACGCTGCCTATCATCTTTCCGAGGGGTTCCTCGAACCAATGCGCGAGGGAGCCAGAGGCTACCGGGCGAAGTACGCCTGAGCGTATCTGCACACGGAATGCACCCTTTGCGGATGCGCCGCGTGCAGGCTCCACGGCGCAGAAGTAATTGTAGTAAAGTGCCGGCACTGTAAAACTTGAAAGCCTGCCGTATTCACCCTCTGCCAACGTCTCTTGAGCTTTGACATTATACGTGGCGCCATCGATCGCCAGGCTTCCGTTGACGGCGGAGAGGGTGTAGATGTCCGCGGAATAGCCAAGGGGCTTTAAGGCTTTGATCCACTGTTCGACCGTCTTGAGAAGAACCGACAACCAGTCGAATGCTGGAAGGAAACCTGCCTTCTGCTTCGCACCGGTCAGACTTTCGAGATACTTCTTCAATCTGTCGAGACTGACTTCGAACGGGACATTCTTCCTTTCTACAAAGCGGGGCGTAAATGCAAACTCGAGGCGTGCGCTCACCTTCCGAAGATGATCAGGAAGAGGACTCTTACGCATATCTGCAAAAGAGAGCTGGTATCCTTTCGTGACTTCAAACATATCCCCGTCGTAGTTATATCTGCCTTGTGTAGAAGTATTGAAATCGAGTTCGAGATTGGCCACGGTACGGTCAGATAATGCGAAGCGTCGCACGTCGCCGCTTCCTTCCCGGATGATGAGGCCGATGTCTGAGAAGCCCGTGTCTCCTCCCCAGGGAAAGCCCTTGGGATGAATTCCAGAAAAGAGAAAGAACTCCAGTTGTACACCCTCTCTCTCGCATGTTCCTTTACAAACCCAGTTGCGATACTCAGCCTCGTAGATGGAGGGGATGATATTCTTCAGGTATTCTTGAGATGCTTCTCTGGAGACGAATAAGAAGAAACGGACGATGGTTATCAACCTGTCCTTTAGGTGTGCAGCAGCGCTGATGACCCCGAGCAGGCTCTCGCTGCCCGGAAGTAGCATAGAGAGGAGCATGGGCGGGAGGTCAGGTATCGGATGGAAGTAGATTATGCCCCGTGCGGTTTTATTCTCGCTGCCTTCTTGCCATTGCAGGGTGGCGTAAAGCGTGGTGTGATCCTGCAATATATCAAACGTCCCCGGGTCATGAACTATCCGTTTGTATCCCGAAAACGTGTACGTGGTACCATTCGGTCCGATGACCTGGAAGTCGTACGACATGCGCCGCTCATTCGTCTGCTGGTCCCTAAAGTAAAGGCCGAAGGTTGCTCCTTTCTGTAATGCGATGTTTTGACCAAAAATCATGGGGCATGAAACGTGACCGGTCATAGGCACGTGGCGAGCGCCTGGACCTGTGTCCGGCCCGGCAAGCAGAGCATCCAGATCAGCTATCTGTGTGGTGACAACGTACTCCAGCTTATTGCCGGCTTCTTTACCTTTGAGATAGCCTTCTTCGAAAGAGGCCGCTCCCTCATAAAGGTATCCCCACATCCTTTCTGCCCACTCCAGTCTTGAGTCATCGCCCATTGCCGCATCCTTTCTGTGGGTTATCTGTTATAGCCGGGACTGTAAAGATTCAGCCGCCAAGCAACTTCAAGAATCCCCTGGTTCTCTCCAGCCAGTATTCTGATTGCGCATCGGCAAAGATTCCTTCGGCTTTCCTCAGACTTTCTACGGCGTTTTCCATCTCGTACGCACCTGCATAGACGTCGGCAAGGCAGAGATGGGCAATGGCCACCTGCTGGATTACCTTGAGCTCGTCGAGAAGACGAATGCCTTTGAGTACAATATCGGCGGCCTCTTTAAAAGATGCGCGACCGGTGTGCCCGAGGATGCGCCCCAGTACCGGCAGGGAGAGGGCCAGATAGTACCTTTCATCATTCTTCTCCGCGAGCCTGATCGCTTCCCGGACGTGTGTATGAGCCGTCTCCATATTGCCCAGTTCCAGGTGCATGGCCGCGAGAAAGAAGTAATGGACGGAAAGATCGTAGCTTATTCCGGCATCGGAATGGATCTTCAGTCCTTTTTCCACAAAGGGCAAACCGATCTTCGACTCTCCCATGAAGTAGTGTGACCAGCCGACGCCGCTCCAGGCCAGACCGAGCAGCACGAAAATCTGTCCTTTTTCCAGATAGTGGATACTCTTTGTAAAATGGGTCAGCGCTTCTTTGCCGTTGCCCTCATGACAAAAAAGATATCCATACAGCGTCTCAGTGAGCCCCAGGCTGTAAAGATTCTCTATGTCCTGTGCAGCACTCAGTCCTTTTTGAAAGACGAGTTTCGCCTGCGCAAAATTGCTCAGGTAGCCTGTCGCGAAGGCGTAAAAGGCTGAGAGAGCCGTATACACGTTGTAACCACGATCAAAACATTCTGACTGCTTGTCGCCTTGTTCGAGGAGCGTGAGCACGCGTGGAGCAACATCGACTATCTTCAGAAATTCTCCTCGGGCAGCGTAATTACTGCAAAGATCGAACGCTACAGGGGCGATGAGGTTCACGTCTGCTTCTGTTTCGGCAATTCTGAGACAGTCCTCGTTGTACTTCACGCCTAGCAGAGGGTTCCCCTTTACCGAGTGGTAGAGACCTATCATACTGAGAAGCGTTGTGAGACACTTCGCGTCACCTGAATCCCCGCAAAGCTTTTCGCCCTGTTCAAGGATTCTCAGCGAATCCTCGGGAAAACCGAGGGAGATCATCGGGGAAACCATTAAAAGGCAGACCTCGATCTGCTCTTTGTGTGTGTACTTGTCCTGAGGGAGGCTGTTGAGCACCTCGATGGCCTCCCTGAAGAAGCGGAAGGATTCCCAGAGAGCCGAATTCTTCGCCGCTTTGCTGCCGGATAGCTTCAGGTACGTATAGGCGCGTCGCGCGTGTTCGCTTCTTGCGTAGTGATAGGCGAGCATCTCGTAAAACTCCTCCAGCCGGTCTGCATAAAGTGTCTCTATCGCACTGCCTATGTTTCCATGGATTTCCTTTCTGCGTTTTATAAGCAGGCTGTTGTAAGCTACTTCCTGGACAAGCGCGTGTTTGAATAGATACTTCAATTCCGGGAAGAGGCTCTCCTTGTGCAGCAGTTCAAGACCCTGGAGATCCTGCAGGTATTCTTTGAGATGCTCTCTGATACTGTCTCTGTCGCCGACAATGAATTCGAGTATGGAAAAGGGAAATTCTCTGCCTATCACGGATGCGACCTGCAAGGTCCGTTTGAGCTCCTCGGGGAGCCGGTCAATACGCGCCGCGATGATCCCCTGCACGGTATCGGGTACCTGGATTTCCGAGGTTTTCTTTGCCAGTACGTAGGCCTCATTCGTCCTACCGATATACTTCTTCTCGCGGAGCGCAGAAGTGAGCTCTTCTATGAAGAGAGGATTGCCACCCGCTCTGCTCAGTATGAAGTCCCGCAGGTCTCCGCTGACCGGTGAGCCGGGAAGAAGCGACTCGAGCAGCTGTTGTCGCGCTGTCATGGCCAGTTCATCGAGACCGAGCCGCATGTAATAAGAACGATTCGCCCAGGGATGTGTATAATCGGGGCGGTAGAGGAGTATCAGGAGAATTCTGCTGTTGGTCAGCCAACCAATGAAGTACGTGAGAAAATCCTCGGACGTTTTGTCGACCCAGTGGAGGTCCTCCACGACAAGGACCACGGGTGCTTCCTGACTCAGCCTGATGAAGAGGTCTCTCAAAGCTTCAAATGTTTTTTCTCTCCGCTGTCTTGGGTCAAGCCTCAGGTATGTCTCATCATCGATCGAGAGCGACAGCAGTTCGTGAAGAGGAGAATGCATATGCGACAGGTGGCCACCCAACTCCTGGACCCGTTCCTGAACACGCCCTTTTATGGCGGCCTCCTTCATCTGCTCCGTTATGGAAAAGTAAGATTTCAACATGTCGAGGATTGGCAGGTATGCCATTATGCTTCCGAAATGGAGGCAGTGCCCTTCCAGATAAAAACAAGAACGACTTGTGAGGCGTTGTCTGAACTCAAGGATGAGCCTCGATTTTCCGACGCCGGCCTCGCCCACCATTCCTATGACCTGTCCGACCCCGGACTCCACCTTGTCCAGCGCCCTGATGAGGCCACCCACTTCCCGCTCCCTGCCCACAAACATTGTCAGACCGTGAGCGACAGATGCGGCCAGGCGCGTATTGACAGCTCCGGTTCCGATCAGCTCGAATGCCTCGACGGGTTGTTTCTTTCCTTTTACAGCCAGCTTGCCTAGATCCCTGAATGTGAAGAAATCTTTCGCAGCGGCCTGTGTGTTTTCGGAGAGCAGAATTGAGCCCGGAGGAGCCATGCTCTCCATGCGCGAGGCCAGATTGATGGTATCACCGAGAGCCGTATACTCCATGCGAAGGTCGTCACCGATAGAGGCCACTATTACCACGCCGGTGTTGAGCCCGACCCGCATGGTAAAATCGATGCCCCATTCAGCCCTTGCTTCGTTGGCGAATAATTTCATCGCCTGTTGTATGGCAAGGGCAGCATGACAGGCCCGCCGGGCGTGGTCTTCATGGGCTATCGGCGCGCCGAAGAGCGCCATGACGCCGTCCCCGCTGAATTGGGTGATCGTGCCCTCGTACTCATGAATCTGATCCATGAGTAGTTTGAAACAGCGATCCATGAGTTTGTGAACTTCTTCCGGATCAAGCTTCTCGGAAATCGCTGTGTAGCCGACGGCGTCTGCAAAAAGGACCGTTACACGTTTTCGCTCACCTTCGACAACGCCTCTGTAGTTGATGATCTTTTCGGCGAGGAACTCAGGCGTATAAGAGCGGGGCTGTGCGTAATCGATGACGTGAGATGTTGCTGCCGGTGCGAGCTCGAAGCCGCACTGATCACAATACCTGGCCTGGGGTAGAACGGGCTTGGCGCACTGAGGGCATATCTCTCCGAGCTTGGTGCCGCACTGGATGCAGAACCTGGCGAGATTCCTGTTCTCATAAAGGCAGGACGGGCATTGCATGCTGGAGCCTCTCACTGAAAGCGAGTGTCAATCAGCGGAGTCACAAACTGCTCTGGGCCGCACAATATCGGGGTCTTAAAGCCTATCCCGTGAGAAATAACCTACCTGCCGCGCCAAATCTTTGTGCCGGTGAGCTAAGCTACGATGTTACCCATTCTATAGCATCGGCTACAATGCTTGTCAATCATTACTTAGATCATTGTCAACGCAAAGTATTGACACGGTTGTCCTGCCACATATATAGTAACGGGTATGTAGTGGAGAGAAAGGGGGATAGAGAGATGCCTCTTTACATTATGTTCAGTAACCTCACCGACGAAGGCAGAAAGACGGTTAGCGATAATCCCGAACGCATCGAAGAGGTGAACAGGGAAATAGAGAGCATGGGCGCCTACGTGATAGCACAGTATGCGTGTCTAGGCAAGCATGATTTCATCAATCTCATAGAGGCGCCAGATAACGAGTCAATCATGTGGGTCTCGATGGAGCTTGGCGCCAGAGGAACCGTTCAGATAATGACTCTTCCGGTAATTCCCATGCAGGAATTCATCGAAAAGATGGAACAGGCAGCTCTCAGCGATCAGCAAGAATCAGCCTGAAGACATCTGAATCCCCAAGACAAGCCGGATGGCATTGTTTTTGAATGAGAATGTGCAGGTGTCGCGCCTCAGGGGCGCGCTGGTACAGGTGCAGGAAGGCCGCCGGGCTCCGCCCGTTGGTGGGCCCTTCCTTGACTTTGGTGCGGAAGAGCTTTAATCTATAGGGGTTTTTAACTTTTCACGAGAGGCTTCGGGATGGCAAAAAAGGTAGACGAGATTAAGTGGCACGAGCTCAACATAGGGGGCGTAATAGACGAGCCGGGTAACGCAAGGGAATATCTGACCGGGGACTGGAGGAGTCAAAGACCCGTCTGGAACGAATCACGCTGCATCAAATGCGGCATCTGCTGGATGGTCTGCCCTGACATGGCGATTTACCAGAAGGCCGACGGTTATTTTGTAGCAAACTACGATTACTCAAAAGGTTGCGGTATTTGCGCCAAAGAGTGTCCCACTGGGGCGATCACCATGGTAGAGGAGGGACGATGACAGGGAGAAGAGGCATGGAAGTATCCCTGGCGGTAGCCGAGGCGGCCAGATTGTGCCGTGTCGAAGTGGTGGCAGCGTATCCCATCACGCCCCAAACACACATCGTCGAGCACCTCTCGGAGCTCGTGGCGAACGGCGACTTGGACGCGAATTTCATCACTGTAGAGTCAGAACATTCCGCCCTGTCGGCCTGTGTAGGAGCTGCGGCCGCAGGTGCGCGCACTTTTACCTCGTCCAGTTCTCAAGGACTCGAATTGATGCATGAGGTCCTGTTCATAGCCTCCGGGCTGCGCCTCCCCATCGTGTTGGTCGGGGCGAATAGGGCTCTCTCAGCACCCCTTAACATATGGAACGATCATTCCGATGTGATGGCAACGAGGGATACAGGATGGATCATGCTTTTCTGCACGAACGGACAGGAAGCAATCGATACGGTGATCATGGCATACAGGATAGCTGAAGACAGGCGCGTGCTTATTCCGGTTATGGTTAACATAGACGGCTTTACGCTGACCCACGTGGTTGAACCTGTTGAGTTTCCCGCCCAGGATGCGGTTGACGCATTCCTGCCGCCGTACAATCCTGCGTACACGCTGCATCCGGACAAACCAGTCACCATGGGAGCATATGGTATTCCGGAGATCTATACCGAGTGTAAGTTCGCTCAAGAGGTAGCCATGAATAAATCGAAAGACGTGGTCATCGAGATCATGGACGCCTTTGGCAGACATTTCGGGAGGTCGTACAAACCGGTAGAAACGTACCTGACAGAGGATGCCGAGATCGTGTTCGTGGCGCTCGGCGCTATCAACGAGACTATTATGACTGCAATAGATGAGCTGCGCTCGGATGGCAAGAAAGCGGGTCTCATCAACCTGCGGCTCTATCGGCCTTTTCCCGCAGAGGAACTGCTGGTTGCCCTTGAAGGCAAAAAGCGCGTGGCGATTGTGGAGCGGGTCATGCCCGGTGGTGCCGTCAACAGTCCTCTCTATCATGAAATCACGTCACTGGCCTATCGCTCCGGCATTGGCGTTCTCATCAAGAACTATGTTATTGCTCTCGGGGGGAGGGATGCCTTGCAGAGCGATTTTCACAACATATTTCGTGACATTCAGGCAGCAGGTACGACGGACACGCGCATACAGAAAGGACTCAATTTTGCCATGATAGGAGTGAGAGAATGATACCGTCCCTGCCCAACATAAAGACGTTCGCGGCAAACGTGATACCCAAAGATGAGTTTGCTGTGCCGGGACACAGGTCCTGCACGGGCTGCGCTGAGATACTGGCTGTGCGCCTCGCGCTCAAGGGGTTCGGTAAAGACACGATTATCGCAATGGCGACCGGCTGCATGGAGATTGTCAGTAGCCCGCTGCCAACCACCGACTGGACGTTGCCGTGGATACACGTCGGTTTCGAGAATGCCGGCGCGGTTGCGTCGGGAATTGAATCGGCGCTTAAAATACTTAGGAAGAAAGGCAAAATACCCGATAAAGATGTATATGTGGTTGCCATCGCCGGGGACGGCGGGACAATGGATATCGGGCTGCAGTCGTTGTCGGGCGCACTGGAACGGTACCACAAGTTCACCTACATCTGCCTGGACAACGAGGCTTACATGAATACGGGAATACAGAGATCATCGGGTACGCCCTTCGGCGCGATGACCACCACCAGCCCGCCGGGAAAGAACAGCGTGGGGCAGTCTACATGGAAGAAGGATATGCCGAAGATAGCTGTAGCGCACAACATTCCGTACGTGGCGACCGCGTGCCCGTCATACCCTTTTGATCTGCTCGAAAAGATCAAGAAGTGTAAAATGGCGGACGGACCATCCTATCTCCACATACTATCTGTATGCCCTACAGGCTGGAGAACCGCGACCGACCTCTCCATACGCTATGGCAGGCTGGCGGTTCAGACGGGTGTTTTTCCCCTGTACGAAGTGGAGAATGGCACCTACAAATTGACCTATAATGCAGAGCCGTTGCGCCCCATTACGGATTATCTCAAGGGGCAGGGCCGCTTCAGACACCTAACGTCCGAGGCTATCGAGAGCATACAGGAGAGGGTCACCGCTGAGTGGGAGGCTCTGAAATCCAGGTGTGTGGCCGGTTAAAGGCCAGGTGAGGAGGACATGCCGGTAGACAAGAAAAAGCTGGACGAAATAATTCTCAAGTGTGGTCGAGACAGAGCGCATCTGCTGGCTATTTTTCAGGATGTGCAGAAAGAGTATCGGTATCTTCCGAAGGAAGCCATCAAGTATGTCTGTATGCGTCTCGGGATACCGCAATCAGACGGCAATGAGGTGGCGACGTTCTACAAGTCCCTCTCCCTGAAGCCTCGTGGGAAGCACACGGTGCATGTCTGTCTGGGCACTGCGTGCCACCTGAAGGGAGGCGCTGATGTGCTTCTTTCATTCATACGGCAGCTGGATGTGCAGACGGGTGGCACCACAGCCGACGGGGAGTTTACGCTTGAGTCGGTAAATTGCCTCGGTGCCTGTGCGCTGGCCCCTCTGGTGCGGGTTGACGATAAAGATTTCGGAAAGACTACTTTTCAGGAGGTGCGCAATATTATCAGCGACTTCAAGGACCATCAGTAATATGCCCCTTTCATTGGAGCAACTCGACGCTGTCGGGTTGAAATTTAAGGAAAAGGAACGGGCATTTGAGAAGATCATCCGTGTCTGCTGCGGGACCGGCTGTATTACGTCCGGTGCCAACAGGCTCCTGGAGAGCCTCAGGAGTGCTGTTGAACGTGAAGGCCTTTCATCGCGGATACTGGTCAAGAAGACCGGCTGCCACGGGTTGTGTGAGCGCGGCCCCATTGTTACGCTCGGCAAGGACGAGATACTCTACCAGACTGTTGGAAAGCGGGATCTGGACAGGGATGTGGAACTGCTGTTGAAGACGGCGACTGAGGGAAAGATAGCCGATCTCCTGCTTCTGAAGGCTCCAGGAAAAAAAGAAAAGTTTGTTTCTCCGCTTGAGATACCCTTCTACAAAGGACAGAAACGGGTTGTGCTTGAGATGAACGGTGTCATAAACCCGGAAGAGATAGATGACTATATTGC
It encodes the following:
- a CDS encoding NAD(P)H-dependent oxidoreductase subunit E produces the protein MPVDKKKLDEIILKCGRDRAHLLAIFQDVQKEYRYLPKEAIKYVCMRLGIPQSDGNEVATFYKSLSLKPRGKHTVHVCLGTACHLKGGADVLLSFIRQLDVQTGGTTADGEFTLESVNCLGACALAPLVRVDDKDFGKTTFQEVRNIISDFKDHQ
- a CDS encoding adenylate/guanylate cyclase domain-containing protein, with protein sequence MQCPSCLYENRNLARFCIQCGTKLGEICPQCAKPVLPQARYCDQCGFELAPAATSHVIDYAQPRSYTPEFLAEKIINYRGVVEGERKRVTVLFADAVGYTAISEKLDPEEVHKLMDRCFKLLMDQIHEYEGTITQFSGDGVMALFGAPIAHEDHARRACHAALAIQQAMKLFANEARAEWGIDFTMRVGLNTGVVIVASIGDDLRMEYTALGDTINLASRMESMAPPGSILLSENTQAAAKDFFTFRDLGKLAVKGKKQPVEAFELIGTGAVNTRLAASVAHGLTMFVGREREVGGLIRALDKVESGVGQVIGMVGEAGVGKSRLILEFRQRLTSRSCFYLEGHCLHFGSIMAYLPILDMLKSYFSITEQMKEAAIKGRVQERVQELGGHLSHMHSPLHELLSLSIDDETYLRLDPRQRREKTFEALRDLFIRLSQEAPVVLVVEDLHWVDKTSEDFLTYFIGWLTNSRILLILLYRPDYTHPWANRSYYMRLGLDELAMTARQQLLESLLPGSPVSGDLRDFILSRAGGNPLFIEELTSALREKKYIGRTNEAYVLAKKTSEIQVPDTVQGIIAARIDRLPEELKRTLQVASVIGREFPFSILEFIVGDRDSIREHLKEYLQDLQGLELLHKESLFPELKYLFKHALVQEVAYNSLLIKRRKEIHGNIGSAIETLYADRLEEFYEMLAYHYARSEHARRAYTYLKLSGSKAAKNSALWESFRFFREAIEVLNSLPQDKYTHKEQIEVCLLMVSPMISLGFPEDSLRILEQGEKLCGDSGDAKCLTTLLSMIGLYHSVKGNPLLGVKYNEDCLRIAETEADVNLIAPVAFDLCSNYAARGEFLKIVDVAPRVLTLLEQGDKQSECFDRGYNVYTALSAFYAFATGYLSNFAQAKLVFQKGLSAAQDIENLYSLGLTETLYGYLFCHEGNGKEALTHFTKSIHYLEKGQIFVLLGLAWSGVGWSHYFMGESKIGLPFVEKGLKIHSDAGISYDLSVHYFFLAAMHLELGNMETAHTHVREAIRLAEKNDERYYLALSLPVLGRILGHTGRASFKEAADIVLKGIRLLDELKVIQQVAIAHLCLADVYAGAYEMENAVESLRKAEGIFADAQSEYWLERTRGFLKLLGG
- a CDS encoding DUF362 domain-containing protein, encoding MGDDSRLEWAERMWGYLYEGAASFEEGYLKGKEAGNKLEYVVTTQIADLDALLAGPDTGPGARHVPMTGHVSCPMIFGQNIALQKGATFGLYFRDQQTNERRMSYDFQVIGPNGTTYTFSGYKRIVHDPGTFDILQDHTTLYATLQWQEGSENKTARGIIYFHPIPDLPPMLLSMLLPGSESLLGVISAAAHLKDRLITIVRFFLFVSREASQEYLKNIIPSIYEAEYRNWVCKGTCEREGVQLEFFLFSGIHPKGFPWGGDTGFSDIGLIIREGSGDVRRFALSDRTVANLELDFNTSTQGRYNYDGDMFEVTKGYQLSFADMRKSPLPDHLRKVSARLEFAFTPRFVERKNVPFEVSLDRLKKYLESLTGAKQKAGFLPAFDWLSVLLKTVEQWIKALKPLGYSADIYTLSAVNGSLAIDGATYNVKAQETLAEGEYGRLSSFTVPALYYNYFCAVEPARGASAKGAFRVQIRSGVLRPVASGSLAHWFEEPLGKMIGSVAYMDYEVVSNPDGSLVHGTIEPKEKADSLILHEAPLLEINNNHYPGHRTFQRRIVSLPGTTESGSLGMEENMSVLDLTSQGAERSTCVAAVKNADRFAALDQVLEATGFFSALEAAYNKAVAEKQKTRETFSIVIKPNFSFMYSLTDISTFTDPALVKYLIARIRDRGFRNITLVEAESTYATFFTNRDVETLARYVGYTGSDHAIVNLSRDYVSYTSPAASAAAGKPTRRDVHPVWRDADFRISFAKNKTHAYAYYTLTIKNIYGALPRSNKFKEYHCNREEFGDEPIYTPAIELIQDFPVHFGFIDAYFSADGIFGVFADKKPDFTGTIIGGEDLVAVDWVGASKMGLDPQLSTYMRLAIKAFGKPEIRLVGDYSLYPDWQNLPVFMPKATTALMDRNYSWGLIIYASFSMMDPFFQFKLTGKGLEVIRLFSLPVREALLQAVSIGELSWEALSGLLSPPSMKDLQQLLDLLTGAAGNS
- a CDS encoding 4Fe-4S binding protein; the encoded protein is MAKKVDEIKWHELNIGGVIDEPGNAREYLTGDWRSQRPVWNESRCIKCGICWMVCPDMAIYQKADGYFVANYDYSKGCGICAKECPTGAITMVEEGR
- a CDS encoding GYD domain-containing protein is translated as MPLYIMFSNLTDEGRKTVSDNPERIEEVNREIESMGAYVIAQYACLGKHDFINLIEAPDNESIMWVSMELGARGTVQIMTLPVIPMQEFIEKMEQAALSDQQESA
- the porB gene encoding pyruvate synthase subunit PorB is translated as MIPSLPNIKTFAANVIPKDEFAVPGHRSCTGCAEILAVRLALKGFGKDTIIAMATGCMEIVSSPLPTTDWTLPWIHVGFENAGAVASGIESALKILRKKGKIPDKDVYVVAIAGDGGTMDIGLQSLSGALERYHKFTYICLDNEAYMNTGIQRSSGTPFGAMTTTSPPGKNSVGQSTWKKDMPKIAVAHNIPYVATACPSYPFDLLEKIKKCKMADGPSYLHILSVCPTGWRTATDLSIRYGRLAVQTGVFPLYEVENGTYKLTYNAEPLRPITDYLKGQGRFRHLTSEAIESIQERVTAEWEALKSRCVAG
- a CDS encoding transketolase C-terminal domain-containing protein, producing MTGRRGMEVSLAVAEAARLCRVEVVAAYPITPQTHIVEHLSELVANGDLDANFITVESEHSALSACVGAAAAGARTFTSSSSQGLELMHEVLFIASGLRLPIVLVGANRALSAPLNIWNDHSDVMATRDTGWIMLFCTNGQEAIDTVIMAYRIAEDRRVLIPVMVNIDGFTLTHVVEPVEFPAQDAVDAFLPPYNPAYTLHPDKPVTMGAYGIPEIYTECKFAQEVAMNKSKDVVIEIMDAFGRHFGRSYKPVETYLTEDAEIVFVALGAINETIMTAIDELRSDGKKAGLINLRLYRPFPAEELLVALEGKKRVAIVERVMPGGAVNSPLYHEITSLAYRSGIGVLIKNYVIALGGRDALQSDFHNIFRDIQAAGTTDTRIQKGLNFAMIGVRE